Proteins found in one Mucilaginibacter inviolabilis genomic segment:
- a CDS encoding antibiotic biosynthesis monooxygenase family protein, whose amino-acid sequence MVAVIFEVMPAEGKKQEYLDIAADLKPTLVTIDGFISIERFQSLTDPGKILSLSFWRDEEAVKQWRNVEMHREAQAKGRDYVFKDYHLRIAHLVRDYGMFDRKEAPQDSRQAHHG is encoded by the coding sequence ATGGTAGCCGTAATTTTTGAAGTGATGCCCGCGGAGGGTAAAAAACAGGAATATCTGGACATAGCCGCCGATCTGAAACCGACGTTGGTCACTATCGATGGTTTTATTTCGATAGAGCGGTTCCAGAGCCTCACCGATCCGGGTAAAATATTGTCCCTCTCTTTTTGGCGCGATGAGGAAGCTGTAAAGCAATGGCGCAATGTGGAAATGCACCGGGAAGCCCAGGCTAAAGGCCGCGACTATGTATTTAAGGATTATCATTTACGGATAGCGCATTTGGTGCGCGATTATGGCATGTTCGACAGGAAGGAAGCGCCGCAGGATAGTAGGCAGGCACATCATGGGTAG
- a CDS encoding flavin reductase family protein, giving the protein MHKISEPAILYFGTPVVLISTLNEDGSYNLAPISSVFWLGWRCIIGMATTSKTVQNLRRTGQCVLNLPSVNEVQAVNNLALKTGMNPVPEAKQGRGYYYEPDKFGIAGLTPVPSQKVAAPRAMECPVQMEAHVAEIHPIGEDNDQQRGRIVTMELKIVQVYLEESIIMNGDPNRVDPDKWRPLIMSFQQFYGLGEQVHDSSLASIPEYKYRSPDIEVARNMKNIMEPVEG; this is encoded by the coding sequence ATGCACAAAATAAGCGAACCCGCCATCCTGTACTTCGGCACCCCGGTAGTACTCATCAGTACCCTGAACGAGGATGGATCCTATAATTTAGCGCCCATATCATCCGTTTTCTGGCTGGGCTGGCGTTGTATCATCGGCATGGCCACCACTTCTAAAACAGTACAAAATCTGCGGCGTACCGGGCAATGTGTTTTAAACCTGCCATCGGTTAACGAGGTGCAGGCAGTCAATAACCTGGCCCTGAAAACAGGTATGAACCCCGTGCCTGAGGCCAAACAAGGCAGAGGTTATTATTATGAACCCGATAAATTTGGCATTGCGGGACTAACCCCGGTACCTTCACAAAAAGTAGCTGCTCCACGGGCCATGGAATGCCCCGTACAAATGGAAGCCCATGTGGCAGAGATACATCCCATCGGCGAAGACAACGACCAGCAACGCGGCCGTATTGTAACCATGGAACTAAAAATAGTACAGGTTTACCTGGAAGAATCCATCATCATGAACGGCGACCCTAACCGTGTTGACCCCGATAAATGGCGTCCGCTCATCATGAGCTTTCAGCAGTTTTATGGTTTGGGCGAACAGGTACATGACTCCTCGCTGGCTAGTATCCCGGAGTATAAATACCGCAGCCCTGATATTGAAGTGGCGCGTAATATGAAGAATATCATGGAGCCTGTGGAGGGTTGA
- the surE gene encoding 5'/3'-nucleotidase SurE translates to MNKAKPTILVVNDDGITAPGIKVLLEAMSEIGRVVVVAPDSPQSGMGHAITIGKPLRLDKVDLYEGVEMYRCSGTPVDCVKLAVNKIFKGQKPDLCVSGINHGLNNSINVLYSGTMSAAVEGAIESIPSIGFSLDDYTLQADFSHCIKYIKELALQVLANGLPPATLLNVNFPNTPDIKGIKICRQAAAKWAEEFDERVDPHKRPYYWLTGVFQLNDGGEDTDVWALEHNYVSVVPVQFDMTAHHAIPYLNNWKFNV, encoded by the coding sequence ATGAATAAAGCGAAACCAACTATACTTGTTGTAAACGATGATGGCATAACCGCCCCCGGTATAAAAGTACTGCTGGAAGCCATGAGCGAGATAGGCCGGGTAGTAGTAGTAGCGCCCGATAGTCCGCAATCGGGCATGGGGCACGCTATCACTATAGGTAAGCCATTACGTTTGGATAAAGTGGATCTGTACGAAGGTGTTGAAATGTATCGCTGTTCGGGCACCCCGGTTGATTGTGTAAAGCTGGCCGTAAATAAAATATTCAAGGGTCAAAAACCAGATCTGTGCGTATCGGGCATCAACCATGGTTTAAATAACTCTATCAACGTATTGTACTCCGGCACCATGTCGGCGGCCGTGGAAGGTGCCATAGAAAGTATCCCATCCATCGGCTTTTCTTTAGATGATTACACCCTGCAGGCCGATTTTAGTCACTGCATAAAATATATTAAAGAGCTGGCTTTACAGGTTTTGGCCAATGGTTTGCCACCGGCTACACTGCTCAATGTAAATTTCCCGAACACGCCTGATATTAAAGGCATTAAAATATGCCGGCAGGCGGCTGCCAAATGGGCCGAGGAATTTGATGAAAGGGTTGATCCGCATAAGCGGCCATACTACTGGCTTACCGGTGTTTTTCAATTAAATGATGGCGGCGAAGATACCGACGTTTGGGCCCTGGAACACAATTATGTATCGGTGGTACCCGTTCAGTTTGATATGACGGCGCATCATGCCATTCCTTATTTAAATAACTGGAAATTCAATGTTTAA
- the lpxB gene encoding lipid-A-disaccharide synthase has product MKYYLVAGEASGDMHGANLMKALKALDPNAEFRFFGGDLMLAQGGTLVKHYREMAYMGLVEVIVNLPAILKNIKQCKQDIYDWQPDVLILIDIPGFNLKIAAYAQTIGLKVNYYISPKVWAWNQKRVLKIKKVVNHLFCILPFEVDFYKSWGMEVDYVGNPLLDAIAAFKPDPGFLQRHQLSGKRIIALLPGSRKQEISNLLPEMIGIADRFPDHQLVIAGAPSFKQDYYDQFLGGQNIPVLFNATYNLLSHAEAAVVASGTATLETALFHVPQVVVYKANPLTIAVGRMVIKVEFLSLVNLIVGRGVIQELIQENCTVAKISDEINLLINNKEHRQKVLADYDELDKRMGQPGASEKTAALIVKYAQNK; this is encoded by the coding sequence ATGAAATATTACCTGGTAGCCGGCGAAGCCTCGGGCGATATGCATGGGGCCAATTTAATGAAGGCCCTCAAAGCGCTCGACCCAAATGCTGAGTTCCGCTTTTTTGGCGGCGATCTGATGCTGGCCCAGGGTGGTACCCTGGTAAAACACTATCGCGAAATGGCCTATATGGGTTTGGTAGAAGTGATCGTAAATTTGCCCGCCATTCTCAAAAATATCAAACAGTGCAAGCAGGATATTTATGATTGGCAGCCCGATGTACTTATCCTTATTGATATACCCGGTTTTAACCTCAAAATTGCGGCTTATGCGCAAACCATCGGTTTAAAAGTAAATTACTACATCTCTCCAAAAGTTTGGGCCTGGAACCAGAAACGGGTATTAAAGATCAAAAAGGTGGTAAACCATCTTTTCTGTATCCTGCCTTTTGAGGTTGATTTTTATAAAAGCTGGGGCATGGAGGTTGATTATGTGGGCAACCCGCTGCTGGATGCCATCGCGGCTTTTAAACCCGATCCCGGTTTTTTACAACGGCATCAGCTCAGCGGTAAAAGGATTATCGCACTACTACCCGGCAGCCGCAAGCAGGAAATCAGCAACCTGCTGCCCGAAATGATAGGTATTGCCGATCGTTTTCCGGATCATCAGTTAGTAATAGCCGGGGCACCATCTTTTAAACAAGACTATTACGATCAGTTTTTAGGCGGACAAAACATACCGGTATTATTTAATGCCACCTACAATTTATTGAGCCATGCCGAGGCTGCTGTGGTAGCTTCCGGGACAGCCACCCTGGAGACGGCCCTGTTTCATGTACCACAAGTGGTAGTTTATAAAGCCAACCCGCTTACTATAGCCGTTGGCCGCATGGTGATCAAGGTTGAGTTTTTATCCTTGGTAAATTTGATTGTTGGCCGGGGCGTTATCCAGGAATTGATACAGGAAAACTGTACAGTTGCCAAAATCAGCGATGAGATTAACCTGCTGATTAATAATAAAGAGCATCGCCAAAAAGTACTGGCAGATTATGATGAACTGGACAAACGTATGGGCCAGCCTGGGGCATCAGAAAAAACGGCTGCCCTGATTGTCAAATACGCTCAAAATAAATAA
- a CDS encoding DoxX family protein, producing MKVLIVLLATFGIGLIVTKLTGDYNVNLSARIAMAVMMAFTALGHFKFTQGMAMMLPSFIPYKKQVIYITGVIEIAAAVGLLIPAMCTLTAWCLIVFFIVLTPANIHAAMKHLDMEKATFDGPGPAYLWFRIPLQLLFIGWVYWCCLL from the coding sequence ATGAAAGTATTGATCGTATTACTGGCTACTTTTGGCATAGGTCTTATTGTTACCAAATTAACCGGCGATTATAACGTAAATCTGTCGGCCCGGATAGCCATGGCCGTAATGATGGCCTTTACCGCTCTCGGTCATTTTAAATTTACCCAGGGCATGGCCATGATGCTACCCTCATTTATTCCCTACAAAAAACAAGTAATATATATTACAGGTGTGATAGAAATAGCAGCGGCTGTGGGTTTACTTATTCCGGCTATGTGTACGCTAACGGCATGGTGTCTTATCGTGTTTTTTATTGTCCTAACGCCAGCCAATATCCATGCCGCTATGAAACACCTTGATATGGAAAAAGCCACGTTCGATGGTCCCGGTCCGGCGTATTTATGGTTCCGGATACCTTTGCAGCTTTTATTTATAGGATGGGTTTACTGGTGCTGTTTGCTGTAG
- the rpmB gene encoding 50S ribosomal protein L28, whose amino-acid sequence MSRICDLTGKGSIVGNNVSNSNVKTKRRFHPNLKLKKFYIPEEDKWITLKVSTSAVKTISKNGITACINKFVKKGYI is encoded by the coding sequence ATGTCAAGAATTTGTGATCTAACAGGAAAAGGATCTATTGTAGGTAATAACGTTTCTAACTCAAACGTTAAAACAAAACGCAGATTTCATCCTAACTTAAAACTGAAAAAGTTTTATATCCCTGAAGAAGATAAATGGATTACCTTAAAGGTATCTACATCAGCTGTTAAAACTATCAGCAAAAACGGTATTACTGCCTGTATCAATAAATTTGTTAAAAAAGGATACATTTAG
- the ftsY gene encoding signal recognition particle-docking protein FtsY codes for MGLFDFFKKKENTQQEQQALDTGLEKTKDNFFSKITKVIAGKSTVDDDVLDELEEVLVTSDVGVSTTLKIIERIQARVARDKYVGTGELNGLLKDEIQQLLAENNSNDFRNFEYGNHKPYVIMVVGVNGVGKTTTIGKLAHKLKQAGNQVVLGAADTFRAAAVDQIKLWGERVGVKVVAQAMGSDPASVAYDTLRSAVAAGDDVVIIDTAGRLHNKVGLMNELTKIKNVMQKVIPGAPHEILLVLDASTGQNAIEQCKQFTEATNVNALALTKLDGTAKGGVVIGISDQFKIPVKYIGVGEGMDHLQLFDRTEFVNSLFKQ; via the coding sequence ATGGGATTATTTGATTTTTTTAAGAAAAAGGAAAATACACAGCAGGAGCAGCAGGCGCTTGATACGGGTTTGGAAAAAACCAAGGATAACTTTTTTTCAAAGATCACCAAGGTAATTGCCGGTAAATCAACCGTTGATGACGATGTTCTGGATGAGCTGGAAGAAGTTCTGGTTACATCAGATGTTGGTGTAAGCACCACCCTCAAAATCATCGAGCGTATACAAGCCCGTGTAGCCCGCGATAAATACGTAGGCACCGGCGAGCTGAATGGCTTGCTGAAAGACGAGATACAACAACTCCTGGCCGAAAACAACAGCAACGATTTCCGGAATTTTGAATATGGTAATCACAAACCCTATGTCATTATGGTGGTTGGTGTCAACGGTGTGGGTAAAACTACCACCATCGGTAAGCTGGCGCATAAGCTAAAACAAGCAGGTAACCAGGTGGTGTTAGGTGCCGCGGATACCTTCCGTGCTGCTGCGGTGGATCAGATTAAACTATGGGGCGAGCGTGTTGGTGTAAAGGTAGTGGCCCAGGCCATGGGATCAGACCCTGCATCGGTGGCGTATGATACCCTGCGTTCGGCAGTGGCCGCTGGTGATGATGTAGTCATTATTGATACTGCCGGTAGGTTGCACAATAAAGTTGGCCTGATGAACGAGCTCACCAAGATCAAAAATGTGATGCAAAAGGTAATTCCCGGCGCGCCGCATGAAATATTATTGGTACTGGATGCCTCAACCGGGCAAAATGCCATCGAGCAATGCAAGCAATTTACCGAGGCCACCAATGTAAACGCCCTGGCTTTAACCAAGCTTGACGGGACAGCTAAAGGTGGTGTAGTAATAGGAATATCAGATCAATTTAAGATCCCGGTAAAATATATAGGTGTGGGTGAAGGCATGGATCATTTGCAGTTGTTTGACAGGACCGAGTTTGTAAATAGTTTGTTTAAGCAATAA
- the rimO gene encoding 30S ribosomal protein S12 methylthiotransferase RimO produces the protein MKTKEISKPAAKPVKQRVNVVTLGCSKNIYDSEILMGQLKGNQFDVVHEADKVGKNDIVVINTCGFIDNAKQESIDTILQYSELKEQGKVGKVIVTGCLSERYKPELEAEITNVDAYFGTNDLQNLLTSVGADYKHELIGERLLTTPSHFAYFKIAEGCNRPCSFCAIPLMRGKHLSTPIDQLVKDAQALVKNGTKELILIAQDLTYYGLDLYGKRNLDELLRRLSDVNGVEWIRLQYAYPSGFPMEILDVMNERDNICKYMDMPLQHISDNMLKSMRRGLTKQKTIEVVNEIRDRVPGIAMRTTLITGYPGETERDFEEMMEWVEETKFDRLGCFTYSHEEKTHAFSLVDDVPAEVKQDRADAIMEIQQGISFDKNQEKVGQTFKVLIDKKDGDYFVGRTEFDSPEVDNEVLIDASIDYATVGSFVNVKVNSAEDFDLYGQIVK, from the coding sequence ATGAAAACAAAAGAAATTTCAAAGCCAGCAGCCAAACCGGTTAAACAACGTGTAAACGTAGTTACTTTGGGCTGCTCCAAAAATATATACGACTCCGAAATATTGATGGGTCAGCTGAAAGGCAACCAATTTGATGTGGTGCACGAGGCCGATAAAGTTGGTAAAAACGATATCGTGGTGATCAATACCTGCGGCTTTATTGATAACGCCAAGCAGGAATCTATCGATACCATATTACAATACAGCGAGCTTAAAGAACAGGGCAAAGTAGGCAAAGTAATTGTAACCGGCTGCCTGAGTGAGCGCTACAAACCCGAGCTGGAAGCCGAGATCACCAATGTGGATGCCTATTTCGGTACCAACGACCTGCAGAATTTATTAACCTCCGTAGGCGCCGATTATAAACATGAACTCATAGGCGAGCGTTTACTCACCACCCCATCGCACTTTGCCTATTTTAAAATTGCCGAAGGCTGTAATCGCCCCTGCTCGTTCTGCGCTATCCCATTGATGCGTGGCAAGCACCTGAGCACCCCTATCGACCAATTGGTTAAAGACGCGCAGGCCTTGGTGAAAAACGGCACCAAAGAATTGATATTGATAGCCCAGGACCTCACCTACTATGGTCTTGACCTGTACGGCAAACGTAACTTGGACGAACTACTGCGCCGACTGAGCGATGTGAACGGTGTGGAGTGGATCAGGTTACAATACGCTTACCCTTCCGGTTTCCCGATGGAAATTTTGGATGTAATGAACGAGCGTGACAATATTTGCAAATACATGGATATGCCGCTGCAGCACATCAGCGATAATATGCTGAAATCTATGCGCCGCGGACTTACCAAACAAAAAACTATCGAAGTTGTCAACGAGATCCGCGACAGGGTGCCGGGCATTGCCATGCGTACCACCCTCATTACCGGTTATCCCGGCGAAACCGAGCGCGATTTTGAAGAAATGATGGAATGGGTTGAAGAAACCAAGTTTGATCGCCTGGGCTGCTTTACCTATTCACACGAAGAAAAAACACATGCCTTCTCTTTAGTGGATGACGTACCTGCCGAAGTAAAACAGGATCGTGCCGATGCCATTATGGAAATTCAGCAGGGTATCTCGTTTGATAAAAACCAGGAAAAAGTGGGTCAAACCTTTAAAGTATTGATCGATAAAAAGGATGGTGATTACTTTGTTGGCCGTACCGAATTTGATTCGCCCGAGGTAGATAATGAGGTTTTGATAGATGCCAGCATTGACTACGCCACCGTTGGAAGCTTTGTAAATGTGAAAGTTAACAGCGCCGAAGACTTCGATCTTTATGGACAAATTGTAAAATAA
- a CDS encoding DUF4295 domain-containing protein: protein MAKKVVATLKVAGKGKEYSKVITMNKSPKTGAYSFKTQIVPNDFVKDAIAGKTL from the coding sequence ATGGCAAAGAAAGTAGTTGCAACACTGAAAGTAGCAGGTAAAGGCAAAGAATATTCAAAAGTGATCACCATGAATAAATCACCAAAAACTGGTGCTTATTCATTCAAAACACAAATTGTCCCTAACGATTTTGTTAAGGATGCAATTGCAGGTAAAACACTGTAA
- the acs gene encoding acetate--CoA ligase, whose protein sequence is MKITSFDEYKQVYQQSVEQPEQFWAGIADNFYWHKKWDKVLDWNFKEPRVKWFEGAKLNITENCLDRHLETQGDKPAIIWEPNDPQEDHRVLTYRQLHDKVCQFANVLKNNGAKKGDRICIYMPMVPELAIAVLACARIGAIHSVVFGGFSAQSIADRINDAECNIVITADGGFRGNKDIPLKNVIDDALVQCKSVKKVIVLTRSRTPVSMIKGRDVWWEDEVKKVETQGNPQCPVEIMDAEDMLFILYTSGSTGKPKGVVHTCGGYMVYAGYTFANVFQYNKGEVYFCTADIGWITGHSYIAYGPLSQGATTLMFEGVPTYPDAGRFWEIVDKYKVNILYTAPTAIRSLMSFGEEPLKGKDLSSLTKLGSVGEPINEEAWHWFDEKIGHGKCPIADTWWQTETGGLMISPICNVTPTKPGYATLPLPGIQPILVDENGKEIEGNGVSGNLCIKFPWPGMLRTTYGDHERCRTTYFATYDNLYFTGDGCLRDEDGYYRITGRVDDVLNVSGHRIGTAEVENAINMHSSVVESAVVGYPHDIKGQGIYAFVVCPKHHAEDELTRKDIMMTVARIIGAIAKPDKIQFVTGLPKTRSGKIMRRILRKIAEGDTSNLGDTSTLLDPAVVDEIKAGAL, encoded by the coding sequence ATGAAGATTACATCATTTGACGAATACAAACAGGTTTATCAGCAGAGTGTTGAGCAGCCTGAACAGTTTTGGGCCGGCATTGCCGATAATTTTTACTGGCACAAAAAATGGGATAAAGTGCTGGACTGGAACTTTAAAGAACCCAGAGTAAAATGGTTCGAAGGCGCCAAACTCAACATTACCGAAAACTGTTTGGACCGTCACCTGGAAACCCAGGGCGATAAACCCGCTATTATATGGGAACCCAATGATCCGCAGGAAGATCACCGCGTTTTAACTTATCGCCAATTACATGATAAGGTTTGCCAGTTTGCCAATGTGCTTAAAAACAACGGCGCTAAAAAAGGTGACCGTATTTGTATCTATATGCCCATGGTGCCCGAACTGGCCATTGCTGTTTTGGCCTGTGCCCGTATCGGTGCTATCCACTCCGTAGTATTTGGTGGCTTTTCGGCACAATCTATTGCTGATAGGATCAACGATGCCGAATGTAATATCGTGATCACTGCCGATGGCGGTTTCCGCGGTAATAAAGATATTCCTTTAAAAAATGTAATTGACGATGCCCTGGTTCAATGCAAATCGGTTAAAAAAGTAATTGTATTAACCCGCAGTCGTACGCCGGTATCCATGATCAAGGGTCGCGATGTATGGTGGGAAGATGAAGTAAAAAAAGTAGAAACCCAGGGCAATCCGCAATGCCCGGTTGAAATAATGGATGCCGAGGATATGCTGTTCATCCTGTATACTTCGGGCTCAACCGGTAAACCCAAAGGTGTGGTGCATACCTGCGGCGGCTATATGGTATATGCCGGTTATACCTTTGCTAATGTGTTCCAGTATAATAAAGGTGAGGTATATTTTTGTACCGCCGATATCGGCTGGATCACCGGGCACTCTTATATCGCTTATGGTCCGCTATCGCAAGGCGCCACAACATTAATGTTTGAGGGTGTGCCAACCTATCCGGATGCAGGCCGTTTCTGGGAAATAGTTGATAAATACAAAGTAAACATATTATATACCGCACCAACCGCTATCCGTTCCTTAATGAGCTTTGGTGAGGAGCCTTTGAAAGGTAAAGACCTGAGCTCGCTCACCAAGCTGGGTTCCGTAGGGGAACCTATCAACGAAGAAGCCTGGCATTGGTTTGATGAAAAAATTGGTCATGGCAAATGCCCCATTGCCGATACCTGGTGGCAAACAGAAACCGGTGGTTTAATGATATCGCCTATCTGTAACGTAACACCAACCAAACCGGGCTATGCTACTTTACCGTTACCAGGCATTCAGCCTATATTGGTGGATGAGAATGGAAAAGAGATTGAAGGCAACGGCGTAAGCGGTAACCTGTGTATCAAATTCCCTTGGCCCGGTATGCTGCGCACTACTTATGGCGATCATGAGCGCTGCCGCACCACTTATTTTGCTACGTACGATAACCTGTATTTTACCGGCGACGGCTGCCTGCGCGATGAGGATGGTTATTACCGTATCACCGGTCGCGTGGATGATGTGCTGAACGTATCCGGTCACCGTATTGGTACTGCCGAGGTAGAGAACGCCATCAACATGCACAGCAGTGTAGTGGAATCGGCGGTGGTGGGCTATCCTCATGATATTAAAGGACAGGGTATTTACGCTTTTGTGGTATGCCCTAAACACCATGCCGAAGATGAATTAACCCGTAAAGATATTATGATGACCGTAGCGCGCATCATCGGCGCTATTGCCAAACCCGATAAGATACAGTTTGTAACCGGGCTGCCTAAAACCCGCTCGGGCAAAATCATGCGCCGTATTTTACGCAAGATAGCCGAAGGCGATACCTCTAATTTAGGGGATACCTCCACACTGCTTGATCCGGCCGTGGTAGATGAGATCAAAGCGGGAGCTTTGTAG
- the bshC gene encoding bacillithiol biosynthesis cysteine-adding enzyme BshC, whose amino-acid sequence MEASCTSYKNTGFFSPTVIDYLENRADLKPFYSYRPDMAGFAELLKNKKVVADREILHRVLTKQYNHNEPYPSIVKHNLDLLKADTTYTITTGHQLNIFAGPLYFLYKIATAIKLAQQLKAAHPDKNFVPVYWMASEDHDFAEINYTHIGGKKVHWWYEASGATGRINPDTMRQALNQYKGVLGMEGHSKELAEIVETAYTKFDKLADATRYLVNALFGQYGLVIIDADDHEFKQQFAPIIEQDIIHQNSFKNITATNEQLQKLGVHIQVNPREINFFYLKDQLRERIVFEQDSYQVMNTDIRFTEAELKQEIATSPERFSPNVVMRPLYQECILPNIAYIGGGAEVVYWLELKSNFDFYKVDFPILILRNSALVVRKEQAAKVERMDLDVAALFKQTDALQTEWIKKHSDHNLSLEGEWRELTAVFEKIKLRSYKIDPTLSPSAAAVQARLKKAVDNLEKKLIRAEKRNYDVRLEQLSVVKAELFPKDSLQERTENFGLMYVKWGQSFVDELIRHFEPLDFVFTILTEE is encoded by the coding sequence ATGGAAGCTTCCTGTACAAGTTATAAAAACACCGGCTTTTTTTCGCCAACGGTTATTGATTACCTCGAAAACCGGGCCGATCTGAAACCTTTTTACAGCTACCGCCCGGATATGGCCGGCTTTGCCGAGCTGCTGAAAAACAAAAAAGTTGTTGCCGATCGGGAGATATTGCACCGTGTACTGACCAAGCAGTATAACCATAACGAGCCCTATCCATCCATCGTAAAACACAACCTCGATCTGCTGAAGGCAGATACTACCTATACCATAACCACCGGTCATCAGCTTAATATTTTTGCCGGCCCCTTATATTTTCTGTATAAAATTGCTACCGCTATAAAATTAGCCCAGCAATTAAAGGCAGCCCATCCCGATAAAAACTTTGTGCCCGTTTACTGGATGGCCAGCGAAGACCATGATTTTGCCGAGATCAACTATACCCACATTGGCGGTAAAAAGGTACACTGGTGGTACGAAGCCTCGGGCGCTACCGGGCGCATCAATCCCGATACCATGCGGCAGGCCCTTAACCAATACAAGGGTGTTTTGGGTATGGAAGGTCACTCCAAAGAACTGGCCGAAATTGTAGAAACTGCCTACACCAAATTTGATAAACTGGCCGATGCCACCCGTTATCTGGTAAACGCGCTGTTTGGTCAATACGGTCTGGTGATCATTGACGCCGACGATCACGAGTTTAAACAACAGTTCGCTCCCATTATAGAGCAGGATATCATCCACCAAAACAGCTTTAAAAATATAACTGCCACCAACGAGCAATTGCAAAAATTGGGGGTACATATACAGGTTAATCCGCGCGAGATCAACTTTTTTTACCTGAAAGATCAGCTGCGCGAGCGTATAGTTTTTGAGCAGGACAGCTACCAGGTAATGAATACCGACATCCGCTTTACCGAAGCGGAATTGAAACAGGAGATCGCTACATCACCAGAGCGTTTTAGTCCCAATGTGGTGATGCGCCCGCTTTACCAGGAATGCATCCTGCCTAATATAGCTTATATAGGCGGTGGCGCCGAAGTAGTGTACTGGCTGGAACTGAAATCGAATTTTGATTTTTACAAGGTTGATTTCCCTATTCTGATATTACGTAACTCGGCCTTGGTGGTTCGTAAAGAACAGGCCGCCAAAGTTGAACGTATGGATCTGGACGTAGCCGCACTGTTTAAACAAACAGATGCGCTGCAAACCGAATGGATAAAAAAACACAGCGATCATAATCTTTCACTGGAAGGCGAATGGCGCGAACTGACCGCCGTTTTTGAAAAGATCAAACTGCGTTCCTATAAAATCGATCCAACACTGTCGCCATCAGCAGCAGCCGTACAGGCCCGTCTGAAAAAAGCGGTTGATAACCTGGAAAAGAAACTGATCCGCGCCGAAAAACGCAATTATGATGTTCGGCTGGAACAGCTATCCGTAGTAAAAGCCGAACTTTTTCCAAAAGACAGTCTGCAGGAACGAACCGAGAATTTTGGCCTGATGTACGTAAAATGGGGACAATCATTTGTTGATGAGCTCATTCGCCATTTTGAGCCGCTTGATTTTGTGTTTACCATTCTGACGGAAGAGTAG
- a CDS encoding Crp/Fnr family transcriptional regulator, protein MEKIREYFERIVPLSDGDWQLFSSKLIRQAFPKKAVLLKTGQTENYLSFMETGIVRYYIPKDENDLTFTFAFAGSFISAYDSFLTRQPSHYELQALTDTILWRITYDDLQVIYRDTAVGQTIGRHASEAIFLTKSKRELSLLNDSAEQRYRNLFTEQPHLIRQIPLKYIASYIGVTPQGLSRIRRRIT, encoded by the coding sequence ATGGAAAAAATACGGGAATACTTTGAGCGTATTGTTCCCTTGAGTGATGGGGACTGGCAACTATTTTCGTCAAAACTGATCAGGCAGGCGTTTCCGAAAAAGGCGGTGCTTTTAAAAACAGGGCAAACGGAGAATTACCTGTCGTTCATGGAAACGGGGATTGTTCGATACTATATTCCCAAAGATGAGAACGACCTTACTTTTACCTTTGCTTTTGCCGGCAGCTTTATCAGCGCTTACGACTCCTTTTTAACCCGGCAGCCATCGCACTATGAGCTCCAGGCATTAACTGATACCATCTTATGGCGAATAACTTATGATGACCTGCAGGTTATTTACAGAGATACAGCCGTTGGCCAAACCATCGGCCGCCATGCCAGCGAAGCTATTTTTCTTACCAAATCCAAACGCGAGCTATCCTTATTAAATGACAGTGCCGAACAGCGCTACCGGAACCTATTTACCGAGCAGCCCCATCTCATCCGGCAGATCCCGCTGAAATATATCGCCTCGTACATCGGTGTTACACCACAGGGATTAAGCCGGATACGCCGCCGCATTACTTAA
- the rpmG gene encoding 50S ribosomal protein L33 has product MAKKGNRVQVILECTEHKTSGMPGMSRYITTKNKKNTTERLELKKFNPVLRKVTVHKEIK; this is encoded by the coding sequence ATGGCAAAAAAAGGCAACAGGGTTCAGGTAATTTTAGAGTGTACTGAACACAAAACAAGCGGTATGCCAGGCATGTCTCGCTATATTACCACCAAAAACAAAAAAAATACAACTGAAAGGTTAGAATTGAAAAAATTCAACCCGGTTTTACGTAAAGTAACCGTTCACAAAGAGATTAAATAA